A region from the Silene latifolia isolate original U9 population chromosome 7, ASM4854445v1, whole genome shotgun sequence genome encodes:
- the LOC141591285 gene encoding bidirectional sugar transporter SWEET9-like, producing the protein MAVSVGLAGPHRGIITLFGILCNVISGAVFLAPMPTFWRVFKNKSTQGFQAVPYLVSLFSCTLLLYYSFLKTEDAKLIITINTIGFIIEAFYLTVFIIYAPTNVKVRTIKLLGLLNFGVLGLIVIATMGFVRGTDTRVVFSKGGVREQTVGWICTAVSITVFASPLTVMKTVIKTRSVEFMPFFLSFSLTICAVLWFIYGLLIQDFFIAMPNVLGFLLGIGQMVLYAIYKKLSPKNQQKTVEAEDGGIERVYEIDIHDDITAGD; encoded by the exons ATGGCCGTATCTGTAGGACTAGCAGGTCCGCATAGAGGCATTATTACCTTATTTGGAATTCTTTGCAATGTTATTTCTGGAGCGGTTTTTTTGGCACCAAT GCCGACATTTTGGAGGGTATTCAAAAACAAGTCGACCCAAGGGTTTCAGGCGGTACCATATTTGGTATCGTTGTTCAGTTGCACTCTTCTACTATACTACTCTTTTTTAAAGACTGAAGATGCGAAGCTAATTATTACAATCAACACCATTGGCTTTATTATTGAAGCGTTTTATTTGACCGTCTTTATTATATACGCTCCAACAAATGTCAAG GTCCGCACGATAAAATTACTTGGCCTATTAAATTTCGGAGTTTTGGGCCTAATAGTAATCGCAACAATGGGATTTGTTCGAGGCACGGATACACGAGTCGTCTTCTCAAAAGGAGGCGTTCGTGAACAAACCGTAGGGTGGATTTGTACGGCGGTTTCTATTACCGTTTTTGCTTCCCCTTTAACGGTTATG AAAACGGTAATCAAAACGAGAAGTGTTGAATTTATGCCATTTTTTCTGTCTTTTTCGCTAACAATATGCGCGGTCTTGTGGTTCATATACGGTTTACTGATCCAGGACTTTTTTATCGCG ATGCCAAATGTCCTCGGATTTCTATTGGGAATCGGCCAAATGGTTTTATACGCCATTTACAAAAAATTGTCGCCCAAAAATCAACAGAAAACCGTTGAAGCTGAAGACGGCGGAATTGAAAGGGTTTATGAAATTGATATCCATGACGATATCACGGCCGGGGACTAA